The following coding sequences lie in one Vibrio toranzoniae genomic window:
- a CDS encoding arylsulfatase: MGTTINKLALGVGLLAASSAATAAEKPNILAIWGDDIGVFNISAYNNGMMGYETPNIDRIANEGALFTDHYGQQSCTAGRAAFLTGQEPFRTGLLTIGMPGSDHGIPDWAPTIADLLKEQGYMTAQFGKNHMGDQDKHLPTNHGFDEFFGNLYHLNAEEEPETYYYPKDPEFRKNFGPRGVIKSTADGKIEDTGPMTRKRMEHADEEFLEESLAFMEKAVKADKPFFIWHNTTRMHVWTRLQEKYQGKSGISIYADGMLEHDDQVGILLDKLDELKIADNTIVIYSTDNGAETVSWPDGGATYFHGEKGTTYEGGMRVPQLVRWPGTIKPGTKINDIMSHQDWIPTLLATAGDDKVVEKLASDKGATYNGKNWRVHLDGYNFLPYFQGKEEKGPRDSMLYFSANAELNAVRWNDFKISFAVMDGNITDAVRFQPNWPQVVHLRADPFEKAPHESGMYLRWMADNMWLFVPVGGKVQEFMNTLPDYPMQNSQVLNSGNFNQNTYMLQGRLKQLEAAAAQAK, from the coding sequence ATGGGTACTACAATTAATAAACTGGCATTAGGTGTTGGCTTATTAGCCGCTTCTTCAGCGGCAACAGCAGCAGAAAAACCAAACATTCTTGCTATCTGGGGTGATGACATTGGTGTATTCAACATCAGTGCATACAACAACGGTATGATGGGTTACGAAACACCTAATATCGACCGTATTGCTAACGAAGGCGCGCTGTTTACTGACCACTACGGGCAACAGTCTTGTACTGCTGGTCGTGCTGCATTCCTAACGGGCCAAGAACCTTTCCGTACCGGTCTATTGACTATCGGCATGCCAGGCTCTGATCACGGCATCCCAGATTGGGCTCCCACTATCGCTGACCTTCTTAAAGAACAGGGCTACATGACCGCTCAGTTCGGCAAGAACCACATGGGTGACCAAGATAAGCACCTTCCAACGAATCACGGCTTTGACGAGTTCTTCGGTAACCTTTACCACCTGAATGCAGAAGAAGAACCAGAGACATACTACTACCCTAAAGATCCTGAGTTCCGTAAGAACTTCGGCCCTCGAGGTGTAATCAAGTCAACGGCTGATGGTAAGATCGAAGATACTGGCCCTATGACGCGTAAGCGTATGGAGCACGCGGATGAAGAGTTCCTAGAAGAATCTCTAGCCTTCATGGAAAAAGCAGTGAAAGCTGACAAACCATTCTTCATCTGGCACAACACAACACGTATGCACGTGTGGACTCGTCTACAAGAAAAATACCAAGGTAAATCGGGTATCAGCATTTACGCTGACGGCATGTTAGAGCACGATGACCAAGTAGGTATCCTGCTAGACAAGCTTGATGAGCTTAAAATCGCAGACAACACCATCGTAATCTACTCTACCGATAATGGTGCAGAGACAGTATCTTGGCCTGATGGCGGTGCAACTTACTTCCACGGTGAGAAAGGTACCACTTACGAAGGTGGTATGCGTGTTCCTCAGCTCGTTCGCTGGCCTGGTACAATCAAACCGGGAACTAAGATCAATGACATCATGAGTCACCAAGACTGGATCCCGACGCTACTAGCAACGGCTGGTGATGATAAAGTGGTTGAGAAGCTTGCTTCTGATAAAGGTGCGACTTACAACGGTAAAAACTGGCGTGTACACCTAGATGGTTACAACTTCCTACCTTACTTCCAAGGTAAAGAAGAAAAAGGCCCTCGTGACAGCATGCTTTACTTCTCTGCTAACGCTGAGTTAAACGCTGTACGTTGGAATGACTTCAAGATCTCATTCGCTGTTATGGATGGTAACATTACCGATGCGGTACGTTTCCAACCAAACTGGCCCCAAGTCGTACACCTGCGTGCCGACCCATTCGAAAAAGCACCACACGAATCTGGCATGTACCTGCGCTGGATGGCAGACAACATGTGGCTATTCGTACCGGTAGGCGGCAAAGTACAAGAGTTTATGAACACACTACCAGATTACCCAATGCAGAATAGCCAAGTGCTGAACTCTGGCAACTTCAACCAGAATACTTACATGCTTCAAGGTAGACTAAAGCAACTAGAAGCGGCAGCAGCGCAAGCTAAATAA
- a CDS encoding cytochrome-c peroxidase, with protein sequence MKTPYLAVISITVICVSIAVLVYDTASSKVHVLLEHEEQHSRNNDDETFLSAAHTSTRDSQNTKQLPSAKSPVSPIPDSIQIDKKLAKIGWVLFRDPNLSSDQSVSCESCHSLQTNGAEVTPVSAGVNGSGMRNSLTVFNATFNYRFFWDGRVNNLTDQIDGPVHNVAEMDSNWGYIIDYVSQSDDYVNLFNEEGTDINEASIKAALVEFMRGLTTPHSPFDQYLRGNSSALSESEKRGWRTFQEEGCIRCHQGTNIGGGMVMRFGYFGLSRTGAERSKDQGRFMFTGQPQDKHLFRVASLRNVAITAPYFHDGQTPTLEEAIKIMGESQLGKTFEKQTISDLKVFLKTLTGHRPPILVEFENE encoded by the coding sequence ATGAAAACGCCATATCTGGCTGTAATAAGCATAACGGTAATTTGCGTTTCAATCGCCGTATTGGTTTATGATACCGCCTCTTCAAAGGTCCATGTATTACTTGAACATGAAGAACAACATTCTCGTAATAACGACGATGAAACCTTCCTTTCAGCAGCGCACACCTCCACTAGAGATAGCCAAAATACCAAACAGCTCCCATCTGCAAAATCTCCAGTATCACCAATTCCAGACTCAATTCAAATTGATAAGAAACTTGCCAAAATAGGTTGGGTTTTATTTAGGGATCCCAACTTATCATCCGATCAAAGTGTCAGTTGTGAAAGTTGTCATAGCCTGCAAACCAATGGGGCTGAAGTGACTCCTGTATCCGCAGGGGTAAACGGCAGCGGAATGAGAAATTCACTCACAGTGTTCAACGCAACCTTTAACTACCGCTTCTTTTGGGATGGTCGCGTTAACAACCTTACTGACCAAATCGATGGCCCTGTACACAACGTCGCCGAAATGGATTCTAACTGGGGGTATATTATTGATTATGTCTCCCAGTCAGATGATTACGTTAATCTATTCAATGAAGAGGGAACAGATATTAACGAGGCCTCAATTAAAGCGGCTCTCGTTGAGTTTATGCGAGGCTTAACGACACCACACTCTCCTTTCGACCAATATTTAAGAGGCAATAGTTCTGCACTTTCTGAAAGCGAAAAAAGGGGGTGGAGAACCTTTCAAGAGGAAGGCTGTATTCGTTGCCACCAAGGCACCAATATTGGCGGCGGCATGGTAATGCGATTTGGCTACTTTGGGTTATCAAGAACAGGTGCAGAGAGAAGTAAAGATCAAGGCCGTTTTATGTTTACCGGTCAACCACAAGATAAGCATCTATTTCGTGTCGCCAGCCTAAGAAATGTGGCAATTACAGCACCCTATTTTCATGATGGTCAAACGCCCACTTTAGAGGAAGCAATCAAAATCATGGGTGAAAGCCAGCTCGGTAAAACATTCGAAAAACAAACTATTAGTGATCTTAAAGTATTTTTAAAAACACTTACAGGTCACCGACCTCCAATATTAGTGGAGTTTGAAAATGAATAA
- a CDS encoding ATP-binding protein — protein MNKIRFALLLFVSLFVGLISAIVLTYAEHENVVEYSESVRELGHEILEMRDKVTNSALAGISNPYQMSANLVRLEKKLQTLRESYQGKKIHSTFFSDLQTVQLLERFHNASMANIDKLDNLVGLSVAREFILQSLTLKLTDNRLSSSMNLKIPSGLLASILQTGSSIQQQNVDSDLANLSETFVELNQQQSQLLSQVLAAHSMEYLDQIAHQFTNFQDQLVGFIVRLIITLSLLTFAFSITIFILRVFELKRNTLSYQKAADRAHKANEAKSLFLATMSHELRTPMNGVLGIAQIIKEDSQSTDTRKQAQIIIDSGQHLVTILNDILDFSKVEQGKMELELSPFSVTDIIPHLDKTLTPLAAEKGLSFLIKDSTPTNIQLIGDPARIRQILFNLAGNAVKFTESGKVEVEFQITSTNPPSVHITVADTGIGIAEDKIDHIFTAFEQAELSTTRKFGGTGLGLSIVKQLVELMGGTISVFSQINFGTKFTITLPLEMYEIERQIVEKALPKYSETLDNFSVLLVEDNKINAMVIRKFCESINLTVENAYDGLQALDKLISNQYDLIIMDNHMPNMSGIEAIHKIRNELKLKTVIFACTADVFKEAHDDFLLSGADFVLTKPLQKNSLQNAINEFRHKFEINRHRSSHLQSLQNEARGNVTVLTRHPKDKLPMTEEEISRCQLLIGEELKASEKLECLRSLVNKLENEIDQLIKIFSDSKPDELYDTLQAVKNIAIEFQMSEVLELSISAEEITEQHMMPEAELLQQLINRLMVNSHQAMRLIHKLHQQRKTG, from the coding sequence ATGAATAAAATCAGGTTCGCCCTCTTACTTTTTGTTTCTCTATTTGTGGGTCTAATCAGCGCCATTGTACTCACCTACGCTGAACATGAGAATGTCGTTGAATACAGTGAGTCTGTTCGTGAATTAGGCCATGAAATTTTAGAAATGCGCGATAAAGTCACGAACAGTGCTCTCGCAGGTATTTCAAACCCTTATCAAATGTCGGCAAATCTAGTCCGTTTAGAAAAGAAACTACAAACATTAAGGGAGAGTTATCAAGGAAAGAAAATACATTCCACGTTCTTTAGCGACTTACAAACGGTTCAATTACTTGAGCGCTTCCACAATGCTTCAATGGCTAATATCGATAAGCTAGACAACCTTGTCGGGCTGAGTGTCGCTCGAGAGTTCATTCTGCAATCTCTGACTCTTAAGCTCACTGATAACCGCTTATCTTCTTCTATGAACTTAAAAATACCAAGCGGACTTCTCGCCAGTATTTTGCAAACCGGATCCTCTATCCAGCAACAAAATGTGGACTCAGATTTAGCGAATCTATCAGAAACGTTTGTGGAGCTTAATCAACAACAAAGCCAGCTTCTCTCGCAAGTCCTTGCCGCTCATAGCATGGAATATCTAGATCAAATTGCACATCAGTTTACAAATTTTCAAGACCAACTCGTCGGGTTTATCGTTCGACTCATCATCACCCTCTCCCTGCTTACCTTTGCCTTCTCAATCACGATCTTTATTCTGCGTGTATTCGAGTTGAAACGGAACACCCTTTCTTACCAAAAGGCAGCTGATAGAGCACACAAAGCCAACGAAGCGAAGTCTTTGTTCCTCGCGACCATGAGCCATGAATTACGCACGCCGATGAATGGCGTATTGGGCATCGCTCAAATCATCAAAGAGGACTCACAAAGTACTGATACCCGAAAACAGGCCCAAATTATTATCGATTCAGGTCAACATCTCGTCACAATACTCAATGACATTCTTGATTTTTCTAAAGTAGAACAAGGGAAAATGGAGCTAGAACTAAGCCCATTCTCTGTTACAGACATCATCCCCCACCTTGATAAAACCCTGACACCATTAGCCGCCGAAAAAGGCTTATCTTTTCTCATAAAAGACAGCACACCAACCAATATTCAGCTCATTGGAGATCCCGCACGTATACGTCAGATCTTATTTAATCTTGCTGGCAACGCCGTTAAATTTACCGAAAGTGGGAAAGTCGAAGTTGAATTCCAGATCACATCAACGAACCCACCAAGTGTACATATTACGGTCGCCGACACAGGGATTGGGATTGCCGAAGACAAAATCGACCACATATTCACGGCATTTGAACAAGCAGAGCTTTCAACGACACGTAAGTTTGGCGGAACAGGATTAGGGCTTTCTATTGTGAAGCAGTTAGTCGAATTGATGGGCGGGACGATCTCGGTTTTCAGTCAGATAAATTTCGGTACTAAATTTACCATCACTCTTCCGTTAGAAATGTATGAGATTGAAAGACAAATAGTAGAAAAAGCACTACCCAAATATAGTGAAACACTCGATAATTTTTCTGTGCTATTAGTAGAAGACAACAAGATTAACGCAATGGTGATAAGAAAGTTTTGTGAGTCGATAAACTTAACCGTTGAGAATGCCTACGACGGATTACAGGCATTGGATAAATTGATTTCAAACCAATATGACTTAATCATCATGGACAACCACATGCCCAATATGAGCGGTATAGAAGCGATACATAAGATTCGAAATGAGCTTAAACTCAAGACCGTCATTTTCGCGTGCACCGCAGACGTATTCAAGGAGGCTCATGACGATTTTTTGCTTTCAGGGGCTGATTTCGTTCTCACTAAACCACTACAAAAAAACAGCCTCCAAAATGCCATTAATGAATTTCGTCATAAGTTTGAGATAAATCGACACAGATCCTCGCATTTGCAAAGTCTTCAGAACGAGGCTAGAGGCAATGTTACGGTACTTACTCGTCATCCAAAAGATAAGCTACCGATGACAGAAGAAGAGATATCTCGCTGCCAATTACTGATTGGCGAAGAGCTTAAAGCCAGCGAGAAGCTTGAATGTTTAAGATCTCTAGTCAATAAGTTAGAGAACGAAATTGATCAATTAATAAAGATATTTTCTGATTCAAAACCTGATGAACTCTACGACACCTTACAAGCAGTAAAAAATATCGCCATAGAGTTTCAAATGTCAGAGGTTCTTGAGCTATCAATCTCCGCTGAAGAAATCACCGAACAACATATGATGCCCGAAGCAGAGCTACTTCAACAACTCATTAATAGGCTAATGGTCAATAGTCACCAAGCAATGCGATTAATACACAAACTCCATCAACAACGAAAAACGGGGTAG
- a CDS encoding DUF2057 family protein yields MKTIQSIALLTAIVATPAVLADVEIQVPSSVDILAVNEAKPDLDGSLFSSHKTLTVPDGKNQIVFQYQLAFDKGNDREFVDSDAIIATFSATDAALMFDMPKYHNTREAKKGLEHLDWKLVDENQNVISVKQDKLIKDGMQIGRKFPQEAKEYNKKGGIAALAIGMTTSVDAQAVTLPAKIDTNAANTAEEMLYFWYEKADSETKQKFKDYVNK; encoded by the coding sequence ATGAAGACAATCCAAAGCATTGCCCTACTTACAGCTATCGTTGCAACACCTGCAGTATTAGCTGACGTTGAAATTCAAGTTCCATCAAGTGTTGATATTCTAGCGGTCAACGAAGCTAAGCCAGATCTAGATGGCAGCTTATTCTCTTCCCATAAAACGCTCACCGTTCCAGACGGTAAAAACCAGATCGTATTCCAATATCAGCTTGCTTTTGACAAAGGTAACGACCGTGAGTTTGTTGATAGCGATGCTATTATTGCAACCTTCAGTGCTACCGACGCTGCATTGATGTTCGATATGCCTAAATACCATAATACCCGTGAAGCGAAGAAAGGCCTTGAGCACCTAGATTGGAAATTGGTTGATGAGAACCAAAACGTTATCAGTGTTAAGCAAGACAAGTTAATTAAAGACGGCATGCAAATTGGTCGTAAGTTCCCTCAAGAAGCTAAAGAATACAACAAGAAAGGTGGTATTGCGGCACTAGCCATTGGCATGACTACGTCCGTTGATGCCCAAGCAGTTACTCTGCCAGCTAAGATAGATACTAACGCTGCGAACACAGCCGAGGAGATGCTCTATTTCTGGTACGAAAAAGCTGACTCTGAAACCAAACAAAAATTCAAAGATTACGTGAACAAGTAG
- a CDS encoding adenosine deaminase encodes MNAFIQGLPKVELHLHIEGSLEPELLFQLAQRNGIDLPYSSPEQLRAAYEFDDLQSFLDIYYQGANALRTEQDFYDLTWAYLERCRADNVIHTEIFFDPQTHTDRGIAFDTVINGIHRALEYGQKELGITSQIIACFLRHLSEESAIQTFADIIKHQDKIIGVGLDSSELGHPPEKFKRVFQKAKQAGFLTVAHAGEEGPAQNIVDAIEMLGVSRVDHGVQCMADKALIEELIETKMPLTVCPLSNTKLRVFDAMEDHNIVELLRKGVAVTINSDDPAYFGGYMSDNFNAVNQAHDMTQQELAQFSLNAIEASFIGESLKQKYRGVVLAYIA; translated from the coding sequence ATGAACGCATTTATTCAAGGGCTTCCAAAAGTAGAGCTGCATTTACATATTGAAGGTTCATTAGAACCCGAGTTACTTTTCCAACTGGCTCAACGCAATGGCATCGATCTGCCTTATTCATCTCCAGAGCAATTAAGAGCTGCTTATGAGTTTGATGATCTGCAATCATTTCTTGATATTTACTATCAGGGCGCTAATGCTCTGCGTACAGAACAAGATTTTTACGACCTAACATGGGCATATTTAGAGCGCTGCCGAGCCGACAACGTTATTCACACTGAAATTTTCTTTGATCCTCAAACACATACTGATCGTGGCATTGCATTCGATACCGTGATTAACGGCATTCACCGTGCGCTTGAATACGGTCAAAAAGAACTAGGAATTACCTCTCAAATCATTGCCTGCTTCTTGCGCCACCTGTCTGAAGAGAGCGCCATTCAAACGTTCGCTGATATTATCAAGCATCAAGATAAAATCATTGGTGTTGGATTAGACTCTTCTGAATTAGGGCACCCACCTGAGAAATTTAAGCGAGTATTCCAGAAAGCCAAACAAGCGGGTTTCCTAACGGTAGCTCATGCGGGAGAAGAAGGGCCAGCTCAAAATATTGTTGATGCGATTGAAATGCTTGGTGTTAGCCGAGTAGACCATGGTGTGCAGTGCATGGCTGACAAGGCCTTGATAGAGGAATTGATTGAAACCAAGATGCCACTGACTGTATGTCCACTGTCTAACACTAAATTACGCGTTTTCGATGCGATGGAAGACCATAACATAGTCGAGTTGTTAAGAAAGGGCGTAGCTGTCACCATTAACTCTGATGATCCTGCGTACTTCGGTGGTTATATGTCGGATAACTTTAATGCTGTGAATCAAGCTCATGACATGACGCAGCAAGAACTGGCGCAGTTTAGCTTGAATGCTATTGAAGCGAGCTTTATTGGAGAGTCATTAAAGCAGAAATATAGAGGAGTTGTGTTGGCTTATATCGCATAG
- a CDS encoding GNAT family N-acetyltransferase, whose protein sequence is MEIQIRHLELTDNSDIFDIYRHPSVSENTSQKPFLSSDQVERLFGHSDHFSLVAEVSGKVVGHMTLFMTTKVRDRHCAGLGIAIHPDAHGKGVGKALMQEAINQADNWLNLVRLELEVHADNHAAIALYEGVGFQFEGTKRLSTFKAGKYIDMLLMSRIRPDYL, encoded by the coding sequence TTGGAAATACAAATTAGACATCTTGAACTCACGGACAATTCAGATATTTTCGATATTTATCGACATCCATCAGTATCTGAAAATACTTCACAAAAGCCTTTCCTTAGTTCAGACCAAGTTGAAAGGTTGTTTGGACATTCTGATCATTTTTCTTTGGTGGCTGAAGTCTCGGGTAAAGTCGTGGGACATATGACCTTATTCATGACCACGAAGGTCAGAGACAGACACTGCGCAGGGCTTGGTATCGCGATTCATCCTGATGCCCACGGCAAAGGGGTCGGTAAGGCATTAATGCAAGAAGCAATCAACCAGGCGGATAACTGGCTTAATCTCGTGCGCCTTGAACTTGAGGTTCATGCTGATAACCACGCCGCAATTGCTTTGTATGAAGGTGTCGGTTTTCAATTTGAAGGCACTAAAAGGCTCAGTACATTCAAAGCCGGGAAATACATCGATATGTTATTAATGTCGAGAATTCGACCGGATTACCTCTAA
- a CDS encoding fasciclin domain-containing protein yields the protein MFNNLSKTLSVLFATLLFTAFAQANHHEMKRDIVDVAAENGSFTTLVTAVKAAGLVETLKGDGPFTVFAPTDEAFAALPEGTVDMLLKPENKDKLVAVLTYHVVPGKIMATEVMKLNSAETVQGEAVMIAIDDGNVMINNAKVAMPDVEASNGVIHVIDKVLLPK from the coding sequence ATGTTTAATAATTTAAGTAAGACTCTGTCAGTACTATTTGCAACACTTCTTTTCACCGCTTTTGCTCAAGCTAACCATCATGAAATGAAGAGAGATATCGTTGATGTGGCGGCTGAAAATGGTTCTTTCACCACTTTAGTAACAGCAGTGAAAGCTGCAGGTTTAGTCGAGACATTGAAAGGCGATGGCCCTTTCACGGTGTTTGCACCAACCGATGAAGCATTTGCGGCACTGCCAGAAGGCACTGTTGATATGTTGTTGAAACCTGAAAACAAGGACAAGTTAGTCGCTGTGCTCACATACCATGTGGTGCCAGGCAAAATAATGGCCACAGAAGTCATGAAGCTTAATAGTGCTGAAACGGTGCAAGGGGAAGCTGTAATGATAGCAATTGACGATGGTAATGTAATGATTAATAACGCTAAAGTCGCAATGCCAGACGTTGAAGCAAGCAATGGCGTAATCCACGTGATCGATAAAGTGTTACTGCCAAAGTAA
- a CDS encoding GNAT family N-acetyltransferase has protein sequence MVKIRNYQASDAKALWEIYFNTVRNINVRDYSQEQVEAWAPSYFDSELWQKCLHRIQPFVAEFEGVVVGYSDLQPDGLIDHFFCHHEYQGKGVGRALMEHVFSIGADLGVTQFFSEVSITAKPFYEHFGFTVVNEQEVDMRGVKLTNYVMEKVT, from the coding sequence GTGGTTAAAATTCGAAACTATCAAGCGAGTGACGCCAAAGCACTGTGGGAAATTTACTTTAATACCGTTCGTAATATTAACGTTCGTGATTACTCTCAAGAACAAGTCGAGGCTTGGGCACCAAGTTATTTTGACTCCGAACTTTGGCAAAAGTGTTTGCACCGTATACAACCCTTCGTGGCCGAGTTCGAGGGAGTTGTGGTTGGTTATAGCGACCTTCAACCGGATGGGTTGATTGATCATTTTTTCTGTCATCATGAATACCAGGGCAAAGGTGTAGGAAGAGCCTTAATGGAACATGTGTTTTCTATTGGTGCAGATCTCGGAGTAACTCAGTTTTTCTCTGAGGTGAGTATTACCGCCAAGCCTTTCTATGAGCACTTTGGTTTTACGGTGGTGAATGAGCAGGAGGTCGACATGCGTGGAGTTAAGCTGACAAATTACGTTATGGAGAAAGTGACCTAA
- a CDS encoding YgjV family protein — protein sequence MSAFYLSQVLVAIAICFDLLSFQFKERKKIVTCLFFAGVLISSHFILLEQWTAASLMIIATVRYLTSVFSTSPKLKYFFCSMSLVATVFTYSGVVSVLSCLASVFQTLAAFNKDDRRLRELMIIGTSFWLIHNYLVGSPTAVVMEVLFICSNLVGYYRFYFKKSAVV from the coding sequence GTGTCAGCCTTCTACCTTTCACAAGTGCTCGTCGCCATCGCTATATGTTTCGACTTGTTGTCTTTTCAGTTCAAAGAAAGGAAGAAAATCGTTACGTGTTTGTTTTTCGCTGGCGTTCTTATTTCGAGTCATTTCATTCTTCTTGAGCAATGGACAGCGGCGAGTTTGATGATTATCGCGACTGTACGTTATTTGACGAGTGTGTTCTCGACATCACCTAAATTAAAATACTTCTTTTGTTCTATGTCATTAGTGGCAACCGTTTTTACTTATTCTGGGGTTGTGAGCGTATTAAGTTGTTTGGCTTCAGTTTTTCAAACTTTAGCGGCGTTCAATAAAGACGATCGTCGCTTGAGAGAGTTGATGATAATAGGAACCAGTTTTTGGCTAATTCATAACTATTTGGTTGGCTCTCCAACCGCAGTGGTAATGGAAGTCTTGTTTATATGCAGCAATTTAGTGGGTTATTACCGTTTTTATTTCAAAAAAAGTGCAGTGGTATAA
- a CDS encoding PhzF family phenazine biosynthesis protein encodes MFALGVIVDLDIHQVDSFTTQAFKGNPAGVCISQEPLDESLMFSIAEEMAVSETAFLALNTMTLRWFTPEVEVKLCGHGTLATVHVLKEQGFVKAGDRVVFNTLSGELAATVCESSIELDFPSTDLSSGSDPDGALLEYLGLARNQVVSFREFDSKQLIEVVDEHVLLNLSPNFDALKGIKGRGVVVTALSSNPELDFVSRYFAPWVGVNEDPVTGSAHCALTQYWSEKLNKRSFDAYQASYRGGYISTKLQTNGRIKLIGTATTVISGILKL; translated from the coding sequence ATGTTCGCACTAGGAGTCATTGTGGATTTAGATATACATCAGGTTGATTCGTTCACAACTCAAGCTTTTAAAGGAAACCCAGCAGGGGTTTGTATTTCACAAGAGCCCTTGGATGAGTCATTAATGTTTTCAATAGCAGAAGAGATGGCGGTGTCAGAAACGGCTTTTCTGGCGCTTAACACCATGACGCTTAGATGGTTTACGCCTGAAGTTGAAGTGAAACTATGCGGACACGGCACTTTGGCGACAGTGCACGTATTGAAAGAACAAGGGTTTGTGAAAGCAGGTGACCGAGTCGTGTTTAATACGTTGTCTGGAGAGTTAGCTGCCACCGTTTGTGAGTCTTCTATCGAGCTTGATTTCCCTAGTACTGATTTATCATCGGGTTCTGATCCCGACGGAGCGTTGCTTGAATATCTGGGCTTAGCACGGAATCAAGTTGTATCATTCAGGGAGTTTGATTCAAAGCAGTTAATAGAAGTCGTCGATGAGCATGTACTATTAAATTTGTCACCTAACTTTGATGCCTTGAAAGGGATTAAGGGGCGAGGAGTTGTGGTGACGGCATTATCATCGAATCCTGAGCTCGACTTTGTTTCTCGTTATTTTGCTCCCTGGGTGGGGGTTAATGAGGACCCAGTGACTGGCTCGGCGCATTGTGCTCTGACTCAATATTGGTCAGAGAAGCTGAATAAACGCAGTTTTGACGCTTATCAAGCATCGTATCGTGGTGGTTATATTTCTACGAAGTTACAAACGAATGGGCGGATTAAGCTGATTGGTACTGCAACTACCGTGATCAGTGGAATATTGAAGTTGTAG
- a CDS encoding PAS factor family protein: MDTTALIYDTLEGLSNAEPQQHAQIRQNLYNQLDLSFEKQLALYSNVLGPASAGRITDLESAAISASKSLGLKK, encoded by the coding sequence ATGGATACAACAGCTCTCATCTACGATACATTGGAAGGGTTATCGAACGCTGAGCCGCAACAGCACGCTCAAATTCGCCAAAATCTCTATAACCAATTGGATTTATCATTTGAGAAACAGTTAGCCTTGTATTCAAATGTCCTAGGTCCAGCCAGTGCAGGGCGTATTACCGACCTAGAAAGTGCCGCTATTTCTGCAAGTAAAAGCCTTGGTCTGAAAAAGTAA